Within the Marinobacter qingdaonensis genome, the region CCTGCGCAGCCTGGGCGCCGATCGCATCCTGGCCCTGGCAGACCAGGACGCCGGCATTGGCCAACCGCTGGCCCAGTGGCTGGGCGACGTGTCCGCCGAGCCCCAACCGGCCGAGGTCAGCCTCGACGACCCGTTCAACATCATCTACAGCTCCGGCACCACCGGCACCCCCAAGGGCATCCTGCACGACTACCGCTTCCGCCAGCGCCAGATGGTGCGCATGAGCCGGTTCGGGCTGGATGGTGACGCCATCAACCTGGTGTCCACGCCGCTCTACTCCAACACCACCCTGGTGTCAGCGCTGCCGACGGTGTTCTTTGGCGGCACTCTGGTGCTGATGCCCAAGTTCAACACCCAGGGCTTCCTGGAACTGGCCGAGCGCCACCGGGTCACCCACGCCATGCTGGTGCCGGTCCAGTACCAGCGCATTCTGGCCGAGCCGGATTTCGAGAAATTCGATCTGTCCAGTTTCAAGCTCAAGCTGTCCACCAGTGCGCCCCTGCGAGCCGAGGTGATCGCCGACGCCATGGCCCGTTGGCCCGGCAATCTGCGGGAGGTCTACGGCCTGACCGAAGGCGGCATTTCCACCTCGCTGGATTGCGCCGCCCACCCGGACAAATGGGGCTCGGTCGGGCTGCCCACCGAGGGTGCCCAGGTCAAGGTCATCGACGAGCAGGGGCAGGAACTGCCGCAAGGCGAGATTGGTGAAATCGTGGGCCGGGCGATTTCCATGATGCGCGGGTACGTCAACCGGCCGGAGCAGACCGACGAGATGCTCTGGACCAGCCCCGAGGGCGAGGTGTTCTACCGCAGTGGCGACATGGGCCGGATCGATGCGGACGGTTTCGTCTACATCCTCGACCGACGCAAGGACATGATCATTTCCGGGGGCTTCAACATCTACGCGGTGGATCTGGAGCAGGCCCTGCTGGCCCATCCGGCGGTGGCAGACGTCGCGGTCATCGGCATCCCGAGCGAGCACTGGGGCGAGACGCCCCTGGGTTTGGTGGTGCGCAAGCCCGGGCACAGCGACACCGAGGCCGCCATTCTCGACTGGGCCAACAACCAACTGGGCAAATCCCAGCGCCTGGCCGGGGTGGAGTTCCGGGATCAGCTGCCCCGCTCCACCATTGGCAAGGTGCTCAAGCGCGAGCTGCGCGCGCCCTACTGGGCCGAGCGCGCGCAGGCCTGAGCCTCAGCGCCGGGCCAGCCGGTCCAGCGCGGACTGACAGTCCTCGGAGCGGAGCCGGGCGGAGAACACCTCCCGCTCCCGCTCCAGGGCCTGCTCCACCTGCGCCCGCCAGGGCGCGCGAATCAACCGCTTGCTGGCGCGCAACGCCTCCCGGGGCTTGCCCGCCAGCCGCTCGGCCTGGGCCAGGGCCTCGGTCAGGGCGTCGCCGTCAGCCACCGCCTTGCTTGCCAGGCCACAGTCCCGGGCCTGCTCGCCGCTCAGCACCTCCCCAAACAGCAACAGATCGGCCGCCCGCCGGCTGCCCAGGTGCAGCGGCATGGTCACAGTCGAGGCCGCCTCCGGCACCAGTCCCAGATCCACGAATGCGGTCTTGAAGGTCGCACTGCGACCGGTGATCACCGAGTCACAGTGCAGCAGCAGGGTGGTGCCAATACCGATGGCCAGGCCCTCCACCGCGACAATGACCGGGGTGTCGCAGTTCATCAGCGCCTCAATAAAAGCCAGGCCGGCGGACGGTTTCGGGTTGGCGTCGGTGGCCCGGGCCCGGAAATCGTCCAGGTCGTTGCCGGCGGTAAAGACACCGCCAACCCCACTCAGGACAATGGCGTGTATCGACTCGTCGCCGTTGGCCCGGGTCACTTCCGCGGCCAGGCTCTGGTACATGTCACGGGTCAGGGCGTTCTTTTTCTCGGGCCGGTTGATGGTCAGCTGCAACACCGCGCCAGACTGCTGAATATCAATCATTGGACTATCCTGTCGGAACGTTAATCGGAAACTGTGTCCAATCATCCTATTGCAAAAGACCAATCTTGTGATAGATTCAGAGAACACAAATTCACCCTGCAGTCATTAGTTCTGCACAGTGAAACAACAACAAAACGAACACAACAATCAAGAGGTCCGCCATGAACCTGTTCGCGAACGCACGCAAGTCTCTGACCGTCTACGCCTCGGCCCTGGCCCTGGGTGTCTCCGCGGCCATGAGCGCGGCTCCGGTCGCCGCCCAGGACACCGTCACCTGGAAAGTACAGTCACACTGGCCCGGCTCCAGCAGCTCCTACACCGACAGCCTGGTGCGCCTGCAGCGGGTTCTGGATGAGCGCACCGATGGTCGTCTGCAACTGAAGCTGTACGAGGCCGGCGCCCTGTTCAAGGCCAAGGAAACCTTCAACGCGGTCAGCCGCGGCATCCTGGAAATGGGCACCATCTCCCCCGCCTACGCCCAGGACAAGGTGTCCCTGGCCGGTATCGCTTCCGGCCTGCCGTTCGCCTTCCGCAACGTCTGGGAAGCAGCCTACTTCCACCAGAACATGGGCTTTGAGCAGATGCTCCGGGATGAGGCCGCCGAGCATGGCGTCTACTGGGCCACCGACAAGGTCTATCCGACCGAGATGGTGGTCAAGGAGCCGATCAACACCTGGGACGACTTCACCAGCCTGAAGATCCGCTCCTCCGGCGCCCTGCAGACCTTCCTGACCGAGGCCGGTGCGGCCGCCTCCTACATCCCGGGCAGCGAACTCTACTCGGCCCTGGACTCCGGCATTGTCGACGGTGCCCACTGGGGTGCGTCCCAGGGTGCCTCCAGCATGGGTCTGTATGAAGTGGCCAAGCACCATGTCCAGCCGGCGCTGAACATCGCCGGTACCGACGTCATCATCGTCAGCCAGAAGGCGCTGAACAAGCTGCCCGAGGACATGCAGAAGATCGTCAAGGACGCCCTGGCCGAGCAGTTCTGGGTCCGCACCAACGAATACCAGTACAAGGAGCGCATCACCCTGGCCAAGGCCATCGCCGAGCAGGGCGTGCAGGTCAACGTGCTGCCGGACGAGGTCCAGGACAAGCTGGTGCAGACCGCCCAGAAAATGTGGGATGAGGAAGCCAAGCGCGGCGACAACGCCAAGAAGGCGCTGGCGATGCTGAAAGACTACCTGGCGGAACTGGGCTACCTCTAATCGCCCGCCATCCCGTCCCAACGAAGGCCGGAGCATTGCGTCTCCGGCCTTTTTGCCCCGCAACACAATCACCGTCCTTCTGGAGAATGCCATGAGTGTGCTGACCGCATTCATGAGAGGGGTTACCCGTCTCAACGACTTTGTCGGGCGCTGGATAGCCCTGCTCATTTTTGCGATGTTCGCGTTCCTGCTGCTGGAAGTGGGTTTCCGTTACCTGCTGAACGCCCCCACCGTGTGGACCAACGAGCTGACCCAGATGCTGTTCGGCATCTACGCGGTGATGTCCGGCGGCTACATCATGGCGCACCGGGGCCACGTCAACGTCGACCTGCTGCAGGCCCGGCTGGCGCCGCGCAAGCGCGCCGTGCTCGATATGTTCACCTCGGTGGTGTTCTTCATCTTTACCCTGGCGCTGCTGTGGTTCGGCATCGACATGGCGAGCGAATCCATCTCCGGCTGGGAAACGTCCTACTCGGCCTGGAACCCGTGGATCTGGCCGGTCAAGCTGGCCATCCCCGTGGGCACGGGCCTGCTGGTCCTGCAGGGACTGGTCAAACTGCTGGAGGACATCGCGGTGGCCTTCAACCTGGATTACTACACCCCTGAAGCGACGGAGTCGGAAGGAGAGCAGTTGTGAGTATCGAAGCCCTGACCCTGCTGTTCTTCGGCGCCCTGCTGTTCTTCCTGATACTGGGCCTGCCCCTAGCCTTTGTCCTGGGCGGCGTCTCGGTGGTGTTCCTGTATTTCACCTGGGGCTTTGACTCCTTCTACATGGTGGCCTCGCAAATCTGGGGCACCATGGGCAGCTTCACCCTGGTGGCCATTCCGCTGTTCGTGTTCATGGCCATGGTGCTGGAGCGCACCGGCGTGGCCCGGGATCTGTACCGGATGATGCACCTGTGGTGTGGCGGCCTGCGCGGCGGCCTGGCCCTGGGCACCCTGGGGATCTGTGCGGTGTTCGCCGCCATGGTCGGCATCAGTGGCGCCGCGGTGGTGGCCATGGGCACCATCGCCCTGCCGTCGATGCTCGAGCGCGGTTACGACAAGAACATGGCCCTGGGCGTGATCAACACCGGCGGTGGCTGGGGTATCCTGATCCCGCCCAGCATCCTGATGATCCTGTACGCCCTGATCACCGGGGTGTCGGTGGGCAAGATGTTCGCCGCCGGCATCATGCCGGGCGTGCTGCTGATGGTGCTGACCGCGATTTACATCCTGGTACGCAGCCACCTGCAGCCGGAACTGGCGCCGGCGTTGCCGAAAGAGGAGCGCGCCAGCTGGTCCGAGAAATTCCGGGCCCTGCGGGCGGTGCTGCTGCCGATCGGCGTGGTGGTCATGGTGCTGGGCTCCATCATTGGCGGCATCACCACCCCGACCGAAGCCGCCGCCATGGGCGTGCTGGGTGCGCTGATTTCCGCCGCCGTGTACCGGCAGTTCAAGTGGAGTGTGCTGCAGGAAGCCGCCATCCGCACCTTCAAGCTGACCGGCATGATCATGTGGATCCTGTTTGCCGCCCACGCTTTCAGTGCCGCCTACCAGAGCATGGGCGCCCAGGAACTGATCGAGAGTATGATGGCGATGATTCCGGGCGGGCCCTGGGGCATCATCATCGCCATGATGGTGATCGTGTTCCTGCTGGCCATGGTGCTCGACCCGGTCGGCATCATGCTGATCACCCTGCCGGTGTTCATGCCCATCGTGGAGAGCCTCGGCTTCGATCCGATCTGGTTCGGTATCCTGTTCGTGATCAACATGGAAATCGGCTACATGACGCCGCCGTTCGGCTTCAACCTGTTCTACCTGAAAGGGATCGTGCCGCCGGGCATCACTATGGGCGACATCTACCGCTCGATCATCCCCTTTGTCCTGGTCGAGATCGTCGGGCTGGGGCTGATCATGGTGTTCCCGGAAATCGCCACCTGGCTGCCGGACCTGTTCTTCTAACCCGCTCCTGATCCGCCACCTGCCAGGCAGGTGGCGGTTTTTCCCACCAGGGATTACTCTCAAAAGACGGCCCCAGCGCAGACCGGGGCCGCCAACAAGGAGAGTTCCCATGACCCAGCCCGTCCCCAGCTTGCCCAGCCTGGCCCGCGCCCTGCTGTCGGCCCTGGCTGTCACCCTGACCCTCGCCACCCTGCCGGCCCAGGCCCGGGACCTGAACGAACAGACGATCCGGGATTTTGTCGACACCCTGGAAGCGGCGGAAAGTCTGGAACCCGAACTGGACACCCTGAGTGACGAGGTGCTCGCCGAACGCCAGGCCGAGCAGCCCGACTTCAGCCGGGTCTTTTCCGACCTGGTGGCGTCCATGCGTGGCGACCCCCTGTACGATGACCTGGAGGACATTGCCCAGGACCACGGGTTCACCGACCTGCAGGCGTGGGCCGGCACCGGTGACCGGATTTTCCGGGCCTGGATGGCCATCGAACTGGAGCAGGAAGCCCCGACCTCGGATCAGGAGATCGCCCAGGCCCTGGCGGAAATCGAAAACAGCCCGCACATGACCGAAGCCCAGAAGGCGCAGATGCGCGCGATGATGGAAAACGCCATGAGCGTGATGGAGAGCGCCCGCAACGCGCCGCCCGAGGATGTGGCGGCGGTGCGCCCGCACATGGACCTGCTGCGGGAGTTCAGCGAGGCCGAGTGACCACCGGCACCGCGGTCGTCAGGCACAAAAAAACCGGTCCCGGGTAACGGGACCGGTTTTTTCGGTCGGCCGGAGAGCCCTGGGGGTCAGCCGAACAGGTTGTAGGCGAACACGATGATCACCGCCACCGGGGTGACGAACCGGATCAGACCGTACCAGAGGCTGAAGGCACCGCCGTCCAGCGCCAGATCCAGCTTCAGCGACTCCTTGGCCACGAACCAGCCCACGAAGATGGCGGTCAGCAGCCCGGACAGCGGCAGCATGATGTTGGCGGTGAAGAAGTCGAGCAGGTCGAAGATGGTCTTGCCCTCGAACCGTTCGAACATGCCCAGCGGCGCCACATCGGCCCAGAGGTTCAGGGACAGGATCGAGGTAATGCCGAGCAGCCAGCACAGCAGACCCACCAGGATGGCGCTGCCGGTACGGGCCAGGCTGGTCTTCTCCTCGACCCATTCCACCACCGGCTCCAGCAGCGAAATGCCGGAGGTCCAGGCGGCGAACAGCAGCAGCACGAAGAACAGGGTGCCGAACAGGGTGCCCATGGGCATGTTGCCGAAGGCCAGCGGCAGGGTCTGGAAGATCAGGCCGGGACCGGCGCCGGCCTCCAGGCCATTGGCGAACACCACCGGGAAGATGGCCAGACCCGCCAGCAGGGCCACCACCGTATCCATGATCGCCACGCTCACCGCGGTGCGGGCGATGGACACGTCACGCCCCAGGTAGGAGCCGTAGGCCATCATGATCGCCATACCCAGACTCAGGGTGAAAAAGGCGTGGCCGAGGGCAATCAGCACACCGCTGATGGACAGGGCGCCGAAATCCGGCGTGAACAGGAAGCTCACCGCCTCACCAAAATGCCCGGTGGTGGCGGCGTAACCCACCGCCAGCAGCAGCAGGATGAACAGCGCCGGCATGAGGATGGTCGCCACCCGCTCCAGACCGCCCTTCAGGCCGCGGGACACCACCAGCACCACCAGCCCCATGAAGATGGTGTGCCAGATCAGCAGCTGGCCCGGGCTCGACAGCAGGCCACCGAACAGCTCGCCGATGGACTCGGCGGTGCCGCCGCTGAAGTCGCCCATGGCGGCGTGGCCGATGTAGGACGCCGACCAGCCGCCGATGACCGAGTAGAACGACAGGATCACGAAGGCGGCGATCATGCCGACCACCGCCGAGATCCGCCACAGCGGCGAACGCAGGTTGCGCTCGGCCACCAGGCGCATGCTGGTGATCGGGTTGTGGCGGCCATTCCGGCCCAGGAACACTTCCGACATCATGATCGGAATACCGATGATCGCGATGCACAGCAGATACACCAGTACGAAGGCGCCACCGCCGTTTTCACCGGTGACGTAGGGGAACTTCCAGATATTGCCGAGACCAACGGCGGAGCCGGCGGCCGCCAGGATGAAGGCCATGCGGGACGACCAGAGCCCGCGAGCCGCTCCTGTGCCGTTGTCCGAAGCCGAAGTGGACTGAGTCATGATTGTGTCCTGTGCGTTTGGCTGAGGATAAGTATAGGACCAGATCCGCCCAGGCCGGGCCCAGGCGATTGGAGCGGGATTCTGCCAGCACTGGCCGCGGGATGCCAGAGCCGGCCGGGCATCAGTCCGGGCGGAGCCGATGGCCGGTCGGAACAGGTGAGGCTAACTAGCCGTTTTTACTGATAAAGCGCGACACCAGGTCTTTCAGGCCACGGGACATGGCGCTGAGCTGGTCACTGCTCTTGCGGGCCGAGTCGGCCTGTTCGTCACTGTGATCGGCCAGCTCGGCGATGTTGGTCACCTGGCGGTTGATCTCATCCGACACCTGGCTCTGTTCCTCGAACGCCGCCGACATGCTGATGAAACGGTCGGAAATGCTCTGGATCGAGGTGACAATGTCCCGCAGCGAATTTTCCGCGCCCCGGACCTTGTCCAGGCCCTGGCCGGCGACGGCTTCGCCATCCCGGGTGGCCTGCACCGCGGTCTCGACCTGACGACCGAAATCGTCGATCACCTCCTGGATGCGCACGGTGGACTCCCGGGTACGCCGGGCCAGGGAACGCACCTCGTCCGCCACCACCGCGAAGCCCCGCCCCTGCTCGCCGGCGCGGGCGGCCTCGATGGCGGCGTTCAGGGCCAGCAGATTGGTCTGCTCGGCAATTTCGGAGATCAGGTTGGTGGCCTCGCCAATGCTGTGGGTCGACTCACCCAACTGGCCGATGGTCTGGCCGATGCCGTTGACCCGGCTGACCAGCTGCTCGATCGCCTCCAGGGCCTCGGCGCTGCGCTGGCTGCCGACGCCGGCCAGGCGATTGGCCTCCTCGGCCTCGCGGGCATTGGCCGCCACCGATTCGGTGACCTCCTGGATGGACGCGGTCATTTCATTGATCGCCGACGCGGTCTGATCGGTCTCGGCGCGCTGGCGGGAAATGGCCGCCGCGCCCTCGCTGATATAGCCATGGGACGCGCGGGCCTGCTCGGACAGCAGCTCGGCCTGATCCTCGATGCGGGCCAATGCGGTCCGAATTCGAGCGTCCTCACTCACCATTACCATCCCCAGCTGCGAGAACAGGCCGTTTTCACTGCTGTAGGTGCGGGCGACCACCGGGTCCTTGAAGGCATCGGGGCGCAGGTTCAGCAGTCGGTTCAGGCGTCCGGTGACCGAGCCCAGCAGCAGCCCGGCGCCCAGGACATGGCCGAGCACGATGAGGCCCGCCGCCAACCCGGTCTGATCGAAGGTCAGCGCCACCAGGCTGAGCGCCAGGGACAGCAGCATCGGCCAGCCGGAGCGCAGCACCGACACCAGCCGGTCGGTCACGCTCTGGACCGATTTACCGGCGGACAGCCGGCCGTACAGCGCCTCGGCCCGGGTCACCTGATCCCGGGTCGGTTCCACCCGGACCGACTCGAAACCGACCACCTTGCCGTTCTCCCGGATCGGAGTGACGTAGGCGCTGACCCAGTAGTGATCACCGTTCTTGGCCCGGTTCTTGACCACGCCCATCCAGGCCTTGCCGGCCTTGAGGTACGCCCACATGCCCTGGAACACCGGCGGCGGCATGTCCGGGTGTCGAATGACGTTGTGGGGCTGGCCGATCAGCTCGTCACGGGCAAAGCCGCTGATCTCGACAAATTCGTCGTTGCAGTAGGTAATCACGCCCTTGAGGTCGGTGGTGGTGATCAGGCGCCCACCCTTGTGCATCTTGACTTCGCGCTGGGTCACCGGGAGATTCTTGCGCATGGAAATCCGCTCTCTGTCTGGTCCTTGTAACAACGGCAGGTCGGGAGCCGGTATCGGCTCTCGGGGGGCAGTCAACGGGCACTGGCCCACGGTCGTTGGCTTAACGGCCGGTGCCCGGATATCTTGAGTAAGGAGAGCTACCTACGCCGGGCTGGCCAGGCGGGCCCGGGGATGGAAACGGGCGTTGAGCCAGAGCGACAGGGCAATCACCCCGCCCCCGACCGCCAGCCGGAGCAGGTCCGCATCCCGGTTCCAGATCAGCAGGTTGACCAGCAGACCGGCAGGCACCAGGGCGTTGTTCATGACCGCCAGGGTGCCGGCGTCGACGTAGCAGGCCCCGCGGTTCCACAGGAACAGCCCCAGCCCCGACGCCGCCAGCCCCAGCCAGGCCAGGATGCCCCACTGCAGGGAGGTGGACGGCAGCCGGTCCGGGTTGCCGAAGATCAGGAACGACGGCAGGGCGATGATCAGGGCCCCGAAGAAGAAGTAACCGAAGGTGCGGTAGGCCGGCAGGGTCAGCGGGTAGTGCTGCATGACGTGCTTGTAGCCCACCTGGCCGGCGGCAAAGGTGAAGTTGGCCACCTGCAGCAGCAGGAAGCCGGTGATGAAGTCCTCACTCAGGCCATCGTAGCGGATGATGCCGGCACCCACCGTCGCCACCGCCGCGGCCACCAGGGCGACGGGGGAGAAGCGCTTGAACAGCGCGTCGTCGATCAGGGTCACGTAAAGCGGGGTGAAGATGGTGAACAGCAGCACTTCCGGTACGCTCAGGTAACTGAACGAGCGGTACAGGCACAGGTAGGTAATGCCAAACTGCAGCATGCCGGTGGCCAGGATGCCCAGCTTCAGGCCGGACGGCACCCCACGCCAGCGGGTGAAGGGCAGGAACACCAGCGCCCCCAGCAGCACCCGGCTGAGGACCGCAAAATCGCTGTCGACCTGGCCGGCCAGAAACTCGCCGATCAGGCTGAAGGAAAACGCCCAGAGAACCGTGACAAAGACCAGTAAACCCATCGTACCTGCCATCCGTTGAATTCGAGGCGCGTACTTTACCGGTTTTGGCCGGTCGTTGCAGCGGCGCAAGGGCGCACAAATGCCGATGCCCTGCGGGCCACCAATGGCGTATCATGCCGCGCCATGGACGAATCACACCAGCCCCTCCCGGAACGCCGCCAGCCCCTGGTCACCCGCACCCTCGCCGAATGGCGAACGCTGGCGATCCTGGGCGGCCCGATCCTGATTGCCCAGATCGCGCAGATGGCCAACGGCGTCATCGACACGGTCATGGCCGGCCACGCCAGCGCCGAGGACCTGGCCGCGGTCGGCATCGGCAGCAGCCTGTGGATGCCCCTGTTCCTGTTTTTCATGGGGCTGCTGGGTGCCTTGCAGCCGATCATTTCCGGCTACAACGGCGCCCGGACCCTGGACCGGATCATGCCCACCACCTGGCAAGGCCTGTACCTGGCCGGCGCCGGTTCGGTGATCATGATTGCCCTGCTGACCCAGGTGCACCCGGTGCTGGCCCTGCTCAACCTGGAGCCGCGCACCGCCGGCATCACCCAGGGCTACCTGGACGCCTTCGCCTGGGGGGTACCGGCCATGCTGCTGATGACCGCCCTGCGCGGACTCACCGACGGCCTGGGCCACACCCGGGTGATCATGGCGTTTTCGGTGCTGAGCACCCTGATCAACCTGCCGCTGAACTACATCTTCATCTACGGCAAATTCGGCCTGCCGGCCATGGGCGGTGTCGGCTGCGGCTGGGCCACCTCACTGTCCAACGGCATCGCCGCCCTGGCGCTGCTGGTGTACCTGAACCGCAGCGAAACCTATCGCCGCTTTCACCTGCTGGCCGACTGGGCGGCACCCAAGCTGGCCGACCTCGGCTACATCCTGCGCATCGGGGTGCCCATCGGTTTTACCATCTTCGTCGAGGCCAGCATGTTCTCGGTGATCGCGCTGTTCCTGGCACCCCTGGGTCCGGTGGTGGTGGCCGGGCACCAGATCGCCCTGAACGTGGTATCGCTGCTGTTCATGCTGCCGCTGAGCATCGGCATGGCGCTGACCCTGCGGGTGAGTTTCCTGATGGGGGCCGGGGCGCCCGACACCGCCCGGCTGATTTCGCGCAGTTCGCTGCTCTTGGCGGCGGCCACGGCCCTGGTGTTTGCCCTGCTGCTGTGGCTGTTCTCCGAGCAGATCGCCGCCCTCTACACCGGCGAGGCCGAAGTCCGCCAGGTCACCGTGCGCCTGCTGCTGTTTGCCGCCCTGTTCCAGATCGCCGACGTGATCCAGGTGACCTGCATCAGCGCCTTGCGGGGCTACAAGGACACCCGGATTCCGATGTTCATCATGGTGTTTTCGTTCTGGGGGCTGGGGCTGCCGTTGGGCTATGCCCTGACCTTTACCGACCTGATCTGGCCGGCCATGGGCGCCGCCGGCTTCTGGGTGGGACTGACCGGTGGGCTTACGTCAGCGAGTATGCTGCTGGGCTGGCGGTTGTTCCGCTTTGCCCCTGGCCCAGATCGGCAAAAATGATGCGGTCTCGGCCGGAGGCCTTGGCCTCGTACAGGGCCGCATCGGCGCGCTCGAGCCAGCCGTCCACCGATTCCCCGGGCTGGAATTGTGCCACGCCAAAGGACACGGTAATGGCGTTGTCCCGCAACTTTAGGTGCTTACGCAACAGAAACTGGAGATTGGCCAGCACGGTCTCCAGGCCGGCACCCTCGGTGCCCGGCAGCAACAG harbors:
- a CDS encoding sodium-dependent transporter, yielding MTQSTSASDNGTGAARGLWSSRMAFILAAAGSAVGLGNIWKFPYVTGENGGGAFVLVYLLCIAIIGIPIMMSEVFLGRNGRHNPITSMRLVAERNLRSPLWRISAVVGMIAAFVILSFYSVIGGWSASYIGHAAMGDFSGGTAESIGELFGGLLSSPGQLLIWHTIFMGLVVLVVSRGLKGGLERVATILMPALFILLLLAVGYAATTGHFGEAVSFLFTPDFGALSISGVLIALGHAFFTLSLGMAIMMAYGSYLGRDVSIARTAVSVAIMDTVVALLAGLAIFPVVFANGLEAGAGPGLIFQTLPLAFGNMPMGTLFGTLFFVLLLFAAWTSGISLLEPVVEWVEEKTSLARTGSAILVGLLCWLLGITSILSLNLWADVAPLGMFERFEGKTIFDLLDFFTANIMLPLSGLLTAIFVGWFVAKESLKLDLALDGGAFSLWYGLIRFVTPVAVIIVFAYNLFG
- a CDS encoding TRAP transporter large permease, with protein sequence MSIEALTLLFFGALLFFLILGLPLAFVLGGVSVVFLYFTWGFDSFYMVASQIWGTMGSFTLVAIPLFVFMAMVLERTGVARDLYRMMHLWCGGLRGGLALGTLGICAVFAAMVGISGAAVVAMGTIALPSMLERGYDKNMALGVINTGGGWGILIPPSILMILYALITGVSVGKMFAAGIMPGVLLMVLTAIYILVRSHLQPELAPALPKEERASWSEKFRALRAVLLPIGVVVMVLGSIIGGITTPTEAAAMGVLGALISAAVYRQFKWSVLQEAAIRTFKLTGMIMWILFAAHAFSAAYQSMGAQELIESMMAMIPGGPWGIIIAMMVIVFLLAMVLDPVGIMLITLPVFMPIVESLGFDPIWFGILFVINMEIGYMTPPFGFNLFYLKGIVPPGITMGDIYRSIIPFVLVEIVGLGLIMVFPEIATWLPDLFF
- a CDS encoding class I adenylate-forming enzyme family protein, translated to MKNNMNEMSVHAPLIPGETFDAIGHQIQRHATERGDHPALITAQEQVSWADLLERVNRIANRLRAAGLSRGDTVAALSENSVDYVALYLGTLVAGGCMVPLSGMASAESLVLMLEDSGARFLFVSPKHQPLLAEVRPGLRSLGADRILALADQDAGIGQPLAQWLGDVSAEPQPAEVSLDDPFNIIYSSGTTGTPKGILHDYRFRQRQMVRMSRFGLDGDAINLVSTPLYSNTTLVSALPTVFFGGTLVLMPKFNTQGFLELAERHRVTHAMLVPVQYQRILAEPDFEKFDLSSFKLKLSTSAPLRAEVIADAMARWPGNLREVYGLTEGGISTSLDCAAHPDKWGSVGLPTEGAQVKVIDEQGQELPQGEIGEIVGRAISMMRGYVNRPEQTDEMLWTSPEGEVFYRSGDMGRIDADGFVYILDRRKDMIISGGFNIYAVDLEQALLAHPAVADVAVIGIPSEHWGETPLGLVVRKPGHSDTEAAILDWANNQLGKSQRLAGVEFRDQLPRSTIGKVLKRELRAPYWAERAQA
- a CDS encoding PAS domain-containing methyl-accepting chemotaxis protein, translated to MRKNLPVTQREVKMHKGGRLITTTDLKGVITYCNDEFVEISGFARDELIGQPHNVIRHPDMPPPVFQGMWAYLKAGKAWMGVVKNRAKNGDHYWVSAYVTPIRENGKVVGFESVRVEPTRDQVTRAEALYGRLSAGKSVQSVTDRLVSVLRSGWPMLLSLALSLVALTFDQTGLAAGLIVLGHVLGAGLLLGSVTGRLNRLLNLRPDAFKDPVVARTYSSENGLFSQLGMVMVSEDARIRTALARIEDQAELLSEQARASHGYISEGAAAISRQRAETDQTASAINEMTASIQEVTESVAANAREAEEANRLAGVGSQRSAEALEAIEQLVSRVNGIGQTIGQLGESTHSIGEATNLISEIAEQTNLLALNAAIEAARAGEQGRGFAVVADEVRSLARRTRESTVRIQEVIDDFGRQVETAVQATRDGEAVAGQGLDKVRGAENSLRDIVTSIQSISDRFISMSAAFEEQSQVSDEINRQVTNIAELADHSDEQADSARKSSDQLSAMSRGLKDLVSRFISKNG
- a CDS encoding carboxylate/amino acid/amine transporter, whose translation is MGLLVFVTVLWAFSFSLIGEFLAGQVDSDFAVLSRVLLGALVFLPFTRWRGVPSGLKLGILATGMLQFGITYLCLYRSFSYLSVPEVLLFTIFTPLYVTLIDDALFKRFSPVALVAAAVATVGAGIIRYDGLSEDFITGFLLLQVANFTFAAGQVGYKHVMQHYPLTLPAYRTFGYFFFGALIIALPSFLIFGNPDRLPSTSLQWGILAWLGLAASGLGLFLWNRGACYVDAGTLAVMNNALVPAGLLVNLLIWNRDADLLRLAVGGGVIALSLWLNARFHPRARLASPA
- a CDS encoding TRAP transporter small permease subunit; its protein translation is MSVLTAFMRGVTRLNDFVGRWIALLIFAMFAFLLLEVGFRYLLNAPTVWTNELTQMLFGIYAVMSGGYIMAHRGHVNVDLLQARLAPRKRAVLDMFTSVVFFIFTLALLWFGIDMASESISGWETSYSAWNPWIWPVKLAIPVGTGLLVLQGLVKLLEDIAVAFNLDYYTPEATESEGEQL
- the dctP gene encoding TRAP transporter substrate-binding protein DctP, yielding MNLFANARKSLTVYASALALGVSAAMSAAPVAAQDTVTWKVQSHWPGSSSSYTDSLVRLQRVLDERTDGRLQLKLYEAGALFKAKETFNAVSRGILEMGTISPAYAQDKVSLAGIASGLPFAFRNVWEAAYFHQNMGFEQMLRDEAAEHGVYWATDKVYPTEMVVKEPINTWDDFTSLKIRSSGALQTFLTEAGAAASYIPGSELYSALDSGIVDGAHWGASQGASSMGLYEVAKHHVQPALNIAGTDVIIVSQKALNKLPEDMQKIVKDALAEQFWVRTNEYQYKERITLAKAIAEQGVQVNVLPDEVQDKLVQTAQKMWDEEAKRGDNAKKALAMLKDYLAELGYL
- a CDS encoding MATE family efflux transporter, translated to MDESHQPLPERRQPLVTRTLAEWRTLAILGGPILIAQIAQMANGVIDTVMAGHASAEDLAAVGIGSSLWMPLFLFFMGLLGALQPIISGYNGARTLDRIMPTTWQGLYLAGAGSVIMIALLTQVHPVLALLNLEPRTAGITQGYLDAFAWGVPAMLLMTALRGLTDGLGHTRVIMAFSVLSTLINLPLNYIFIYGKFGLPAMGGVGCGWATSLSNGIAALALLVYLNRSETYRRFHLLADWAAPKLADLGYILRIGVPIGFTIFVEASMFSVIALFLAPLGPVVVAGHQIALNVVSLLFMLPLSIGMALTLRVSFLMGAGAPDTARLISRSSLLLAAATALVFALLLWLFSEQIAALYTGEAEVRQVTVRLLLFAALFQIADVIQVTCISALRGYKDTRIPMFIMVFSFWGLGLPLGYALTFTDLIWPAMGAAGFWVGLTGGLTSASMLLGWRLFRFAPGPDRQK
- a CDS encoding enoyl-CoA hydratase/isomerase family protein, which gives rise to MIDIQQSGAVLQLTINRPEKKNALTRDMYQSLAAEVTRANGDESIHAIVLSGVGGVFTAGNDLDDFRARATDANPKPSAGLAFIEALMNCDTPVIVAVEGLAIGIGTTLLLHCDSVITGRSATFKTAFVDLGLVPEAASTVTMPLHLGSRRAADLLLFGEVLSGEQARDCGLASKAVADGDALTEALAQAERLAGKPREALRASKRLIRAPWRAQVEQALEREREVFSARLRSEDCQSALDRLARR